A single genomic interval of Methanorbis rubei harbors:
- the priS gene encoding DNA primase catalytic subunit PriS, with translation MKPATYEFLRQRFSAYYNGEVQGAGAVYVPEALGEREWGFIFFSNAAKPAGMRRHLSFSSPDEVHTYLKTMTPAHVYYSTAYYAHPGAAQMSDKGWLGADLIFDLDADHIVRGPYDVMLARVKEELFKLIDMLTSELGFLERDLKINFSGGRGYHIHIPTLAVRSWDSAERRELVNYVSGTGLSAESMLTGPAIHGRGWQKRYRSALTAELDRIASLDELEQTEYLTGLRGISDKFAAGFVKNLDATRTTTATDPEKLLENKVIRAIADAENKPFQERILSYAAQADEPVTTDIKRLIRHPGSLHGGSGMRVTPLEISRLDSFDPLIDAVVFGERQVSVECSFALSMPILGTRYDLKAGSNTVPEALAVFLCSRGIAEIGGA, from the coding sequence ATGAAACCGGCGACCTATGAGTTTCTCAGGCAGCGTTTCTCTGCCTACTATAACGGAGAAGTCCAGGGAGCCGGAGCGGTGTATGTTCCTGAAGCGCTCGGCGAGCGCGAATGGGGTTTCATTTTCTTCTCAAACGCCGCAAAACCTGCCGGCATGCGCAGACACCTGTCCTTCAGCTCGCCTGATGAGGTGCACACCTACCTCAAGACCATGACGCCTGCGCATGTCTACTACTCGACCGCCTACTATGCTCATCCGGGCGCCGCCCAGATGAGCGACAAAGGATGGCTCGGGGCTGATCTCATCTTTGATCTGGACGCTGATCACATCGTTCGGGGGCCGTATGATGTCATGCTTGCACGGGTCAAAGAAGAGCTCTTCAAGCTCATCGACATGCTTACTTCTGAACTCGGATTTCTTGAGCGTGACCTGAAAATCAACTTCTCCGGCGGTCGCGGCTACCATATCCATATCCCAACCCTTGCCGTCCGCAGCTGGGACAGCGCCGAACGCCGCGAGCTGGTGAACTATGTCTCAGGAACCGGCCTGTCTGCTGAAAGCATGCTCACCGGTCCCGCGATTCATGGTCGCGGCTGGCAGAAACGCTACCGGTCTGCACTCACCGCAGAACTCGACCGCATTGCATCTCTGGATGAGCTGGAACAGACCGAGTATCTCACCGGCCTTCGGGGAATTTCCGACAAGTTCGCCGCAGGATTTGTGAAAAATCTTGATGCAACCCGCACAACAACAGCGACCGACCCGGAAAAACTTCTGGAAAACAAGGTCATCCGCGCAATAGCTGACGCTGAGAACAAACCGTTTCAGGAGAGAATTCTCAGCTATGCTGCGCAGGCTGATGAGCCGGTCACAACCGACATCAAACGACTCATCCGCCACCCGGGCTCTCTGCACGGAGGGTCCGGTATGCGGGTAACTCCGCTTGAGATCTCCCGTCTCGACTCCTTTGATCCTCTGATCGATGCGGTCGTGTTCGGTGAGCGGCAGGTTTCGGTCGAGTGCTCCTTTGCTCTTTCCATGCCGATTCTCGGCACCCGCTACGACCTGAAGGCAGGGTCCAACACCGTTCCCGAAGCTCTTGCGGTATTTCTCTGCTCCCGCGGCATTGCAGAGATCGGAGGTGCGTAA